The window ACTATCCCGGTATTCTCCTTACAGTGGCTTCTGAATGATATGAAAagttttcataaataaaaagatgaaGATCCTTCAAGAGGGTGAAAATGTATTTGATGCAGAGCAAAGCTTGCTTTGAGAGGCGGAGTTTGAGATAGAATAGGAGAGTGAGGGAGGAGGGTGAGTAACATGAAGAGAAACAAGTAGACCAAAAACTTCTTAATGAAGCCCAGAATTTAGCTAATACACAAAATTCTAATCCtaatatgtaaaataaaaatgagttcGCACCTACATTTCGAATAAAGACAACATTTCATCTTTTATCCATCATCAGCAGTGATTTTAAAGAGATGAAAAACAAGTGCACTCACCAAGACAATAAACGGACATCAGAAGGAGCTGCCACCAAATTCTGATTTTCCATGgcactcaatggaatccaagACACCCAAGAATCTCTGAAACCACAGGAACGGAGAAATGTTCCAAGTGTCTGTCTGATCAAATCAAATCGATCCTTGGAATACTCAACAATATCCATCTTGTTAATAGCAACTATAATTTGATCAACACCAAAACTTCTAATAAGTTGTGCATGCTCCCTTGTCTGTCCCTTGCCAACATCCATACCAGCTTCGAATGCACCAACAGACGCATCTATGAGAAGTATCGCAGCATCAGCTTGTGTTGCCCCAGATATCATGTTAGGAACAAAATCTTTATGGCCAGGTGAGTCAAGCACAACAACATGATATTTTCTGGAATCAAAGTATGCAACAGCCACTGTCATAGTTATTCCTCTTTCCCTCTCTTCGGTACTCTCATCCAATGCCCAAGCATACGCGAAGGACCCCTTTCCCTGATTAAATCATGAACCCAACTTGAACACGAGATTCAAGCTTCAAAAGTACTCAAATAAAAAATCGCAATTAGATTACCTGCAAGTTTGCCTCTTTCTCATATTTGTGCATTTCTTTCTGAGATATCCTTCCCAAAAGGTGAAGCAACCTACCTGAGAGTGTTGATTTTCCAGAATCAACATGACCAACCTACAATAACAAGTGAAACAAAAATTGGCTCCATTTCCTATCAACTGACAGTAGGAGGAGGACAACGAGTAGGATTGTAAGACCATAATCTAGTGGGGCTTACTATTGCAAGATTCAGTTGAGTCAGTGTATCTACAGCTTGGTCAGGAAGCATCCACTTCTCGGGTTTATAGTCCGCTTGTGAACGAGATTCTCCAACACTAACACTATTAGAATATCCAGATCGAGCATCCAAAGTCATGTTTTTCAAGCCACTGGTAACACTCTGTGACTTGCCCCTAATTTCAGAAGTGCTCTCAACCCCACTGTCACGTCTGCTTGTTGGCTGCGAAGCAGATGAACTCTCTGAAAATTTACCATTTTCTTGTATAGTAATCGCACCACTACTTCCATGGTGATAACTAACTGTCCGATTCTCCAACTTATTTTGCTTATCTAATctaccttgttctcttttttGTGCCATTGTAGATGAGCTACCTGACCATTCAGCACTTGATTGTGTGCTAACTACACTACTCTTCTTCGCAACATTTGAGTAAGCTTTTGAAGATTTCAAGTCAATAACACCAGCTGCAAATAAAACATATTAGAGAACCATATCAAACAATTTTATCTCACAAAAAGACTAATAAAAGTATATTTAGAAAACTCACCAATATAGCTTGTTTTCTGAAAAATAGATACTTCTAATCACTTAATGCACTAGGAAGGCATTATATGTCAGTTACCGTAGCAGACTTCTTCTCAGTCCAAAaccaatcaaagaaaaaaacattaagaGTCTGAAGGAAACCCATTGTTGAAGACCcccaaacaaattcaaacaatGAAAAGTTCTGTCCAGGTTTTGGCAAGGACTTTTAGATCACTTATATTGAAAGTCTGGATTACATATATTATGCTATCAAAAATCTCAAATATTAAGATAGCTTTCTTCTAGTCCATAGGTTACTATATAATAATACGGGAACCTTTCTGTGTGGACTGTAAGTTGTGACAAAACAATACCCACAATGGAATTTTAATAATATAAGAAAAGCATACCTTTTGAACCTGTTTTGGAGGACCACAATCCATTAGAAACCACGTCATCTGGGGATGGAACATCAAACTTGAAAGGAGCTGTATCATCAAAGCAAGCAAAGTTAGAACTCAGAACATATATgccacaaatatatataatgacATTCTTTAAGTGGTAAAAGATGGTAGATGCTTGGATTAAAAAGTATCTCTCAACTGTGAAAATGGTGATGTTCTAACTCTACTCTAAATCATCTTTAGGAAAAAGAGTGCAGACCTATATCAATACGGTGTTTGTTATGAACATTAAAAGTGTTATGGAATTCATGAATAGGTCCTTTGAAATCCCCAAGCCTGTGGAAGTTATTGCCCTCTTCTATCATAGAATCATCTTTCTGCTGATGAAATAGTACAGCCTGTTTTGGCTTCTGGTGCGGCAATGATGCAAAAATAGACTTGGCCATTATAGATACTCCAGAATCTTTGCATCTGCCTTCAACTGCATGAAAGAGATTTCTAAAAAGGGCAATGAACTtgacttttattttgttttttaaaaggCATTAAATTGAAATGAAACCTGAGTAACAAAGACTAACATACAAACTGTTCCTTAAAAAAGATGAGATCTACCCAAAGGGCGATGTCATATAATATAAGATTAAGCACGGTATCCTTTCCCAAACCAACAAATACATGCAAAATCttcttatataaaaaaatacaagagGAGGGTTTAGGCAATGGAATGTCCTTGCCACACAGAACTCCCAGGAAATAAAAAGTAAGAAACTCACAGAGTAGCTCACAAAGGTTTAGGATACACTCAATACCTgttttattatctctaatgCTTTTAGACAAAGGGTTGCGAAGAACCCCACAAATGTCACATGCAGACATATTCTCTTCATTATCATACGTGCAAATGGAACAACTCCAGACCTTAGGCCTTTCAGTTTCCCGCTTTGACTCAACTGCTTTGCCTGTTACTGCTATTACACATTCAGCAGCAGATACAACAGTTAAGATGTATATATGTAATGGCTGTAATTAGTAGATGAACAAGGTAAAGAGATAAATAAGGAATTTTTTGACAAAGACTTGGCATTGACAAACTTAGCATTTTTCAGATTGCAAGGTAGTATGTCATTATGTGAAATCTCAAATACTGGACAAACAAACATTTTCTACTTCTAGATTGCAAAAGTATATTCCAAGATGAAAGTGAATTAAATCTTTGCATTTTTGAAGAGTGAACCAACAAAATAGATCCATCAAACCAAATATACACTACCAAAAATGGAAGGAAGCAAACTAAGAATTACTTCAAAGCTGTAAACGACCATGCAGATTCAAGGACAACTTTGGGTGAAGAATGAAAATAAATTCAAGTAAAACGATCACTAACCATTCTTTTCTATTCCAgactcatcatcatcatcatcataatcATAATCATAATCTTCGTAAGCATCGTACTCATCATCATAATCAATTCCGTAGTTTACTTTATGAGGCATGGTCCTATGGAAAGAACTGGCTCAATTAGATacaaatatacatacatataaaaagtcagtaaccacaaaacaaaatgagcaACATACCCAGTGCATACACCGCCGCAGCCCTTAAGACGGGTTGATTTACTAAGCGTGACTTAATCAAAACCAGAACAATGCTTATTCAATGCCGAAAACTATCGTAAGAGTTTGAATTCCAGCTGCGCAATGAATTGCTCTATCTCTCTGCCACATGAATGAAGCTGCACCCAATCACACGAAAACCCGAAAACAATCAGTTGCCTATTACAAAATTGAAATGCTCTGCTTtctaaaaagaagaagatctgaaaaatcaaaacttgaagcaactgggagaaaatagaaaagcaaattcaaatcaacagctttctcagcaaccaaacaagttTAGAACAGCTTGTTAATTACGCATTTATGCCGAATGAGAAATTTGGGGGAAAATTCAGTAAAATTCGATGAAAAGTAAAATCCGATGAAGAAATTCCAAGAGACGCAGTGGCGCACATTgaaattggatgaattggaaTGCTTGAAGAGGAGAATTAGGGTTTACCTGGTGCAGCAGGAGTAGTGAGGAGCAAAGGGAGAAGATGgtactttttccttttcttcttcttcttcttgttccctttcttcttcttcttgttcgtTTCCTGTGGGGTTAATACTGGGACTGGATATTATGGAGGAAACTGAAGGAAAGAGGTTTCCCGAACACCTTCTAGGCTCCTACTACTAAAATTTTcgaccaaaaataaataaaaatctttccaataaaataaaaaaccttttttcttttcttttggttggATGAATTGAGAAAACCGGAATTTTGgggaaaagaaattgaaattggatatAATACCTACATGTATTCAATGTAACTAGCATATGTCCACATATTTTGCTTTaaattcaaactcatttaaCGGTAATAAATAAGATGGTGAATATTATTGCCACtttggtgagcaaaaatgcactcttGTGTATgtgcctaattttttttcttcttatttttaaaatgagaaggaaagagagggagagaaagaaaaaacttgGAAATTATGGCGTTCACTTCATAATATAATTCAATGATCCgaactttttatcttttatgcCTTCTCTCAAAGGTCAtgtctataaaaaatcatccaaatctgAAATCATATGACTGTTAGATTAAGAGTTTATGGTTTCTTTGTAAAAACATATTCGtcaattttcttcactacaaatgaatctcttaatgattttggatttgtctaatttttttcaaGGATGATATGAATGATGTTATAACTTATAACCCAAAAAAAAGGTCCAAGTAATAAATAGCACCCACAAGATTACCTTGACCTTCAACGACTCTATAAGTATCTCTCTCATTGGTTCTAGAATTAAACAAGAATTAATTACAAATATTTGGTAATAATATCACTACTACTTCAATTTGCCCCAAAAGGGATAATATTTTGTGATTTGCCCCAAAAACTGCAATTGGTTTGCAGATACTTTTTGCTATATACCATATGACCCTTCGTATACATATACAGTGAAGGTTTATCATTTACAACATTTGCAAGGCAATTTACAACTTTGAGGTAGCAGGTTCTCATCCGATAAGAGTGTAAACATTCTGTGTCGTATAATACTCGTAAGTTGGATTACGTTTTTGAAGCTCAACTCCAAAACTTGGTCTATCTATCAGATAACACCGAATCACTCCACGAAAGCATCAGATCTCGTATAACGGTTGGGAAATCTGCAAGTCCGAGCACAGGATTTTGAGATATAAACACAAAAGTTCGGAAAATAAATAACCGGTTTCCTTGCGTCACGTTATAAACAATCTGGCAAGTAATGCTACTTGTAGGTTTGTACCACATTGCTTACCGCATCTCTCGCAAAAATGGAACCCATTGATATAAGTGAATCTACTTGGGATTCGGCTTTTGTAAAACATACGGTTGCAAATACTCTAATTCGTAGACTAAAACTTGAGTTTACAAAGGGCAAGATGAAGTTTTTTACCTCGTGCTACTTCCATAGCGACTGACGGTATGTCTATCTGATCTTCAACGAGTCTATACACATCCACAAGCTAGAGAGAAGACACATTGACAACATATCTTATCAAAACTCAATTCTTGGGTcgttatcttttattttttatgaaaataatagtTTTGTCAGATTTTCGTACCTCTTCAATGTGAAGCCTTGAATCTTCCGTCAAAGCAAGAATAAGCTTTCTACGAATTCCTTCATCAAAAATGAAAAGGCGAGCTCCATCTTTGATGGTGTCAGTGAGGTCCAGTTTCCTACTAACTTGCAATTCTCTTGACCGTTGCCTGCAAAAAACAGCCCAAGAAAATATAGGGTTTTAAACTCCTAAGCAGAAGAACAAACAAATAGGCAAGCATGCCCATGAGCAGATACTGACGTGTCTACAGCTTGAAATGCAGGATTGCTGTTCATCTTGGTTACGTTTTCTTTGGCCAGAACAATAAGGTTTTCTAGCCGCTTCCATTGGAAAACACCATCTTTAAAAAGTACCTAAAACCAGAAGCAGATTATTGTCAAAGGATCTCTATTTCAGCAAAAATAGCTTTAAACTAGTTAATCAGAAAATTCCTCTAAATCAATATAGCTGTTCCTGTGGGCAATACTGCATGTTTCATTCGCagcaactttttatttttcttcattttttcaaCTGCAGAGCAAGTTAAGGAGTACAAAGGGTTCTTGAATGTATTTGGATTGGATGTGATTTAAATTCAAGTTATTCAACTAACAGGCTTCCAAGTACATCACATACATAATAGCTAGCTTTAAACACACCTGTATGAGGCGTTCACGGAGAGCTGGGTTTGGATCTGTCAGGAGGCGCTTTGCCACATATGGATAGGCAACCTGTTTGACTGAATAATGTCAATAATAGTATGGGGAAGGAAAGCATGTACAACACAGATGGCTATCATCGCAATAACAAAATTTGCATATGAGATATGAGGTTTCTAAATGTAAAACATGGCAGGCACTCTGTCGTAGCATATAAATAGCATATAAATAACTCAAAGTaatgtttaaataaaaaattcaacaacATATACCACTGGGTTGAATCCATTACAGAAAACTTTTACATGCCGAATAACATCAATTAAAAGATATGATACCCACAAAAAGTACCAAAAAAGATCTGCCCTTACCTCAAGAAACTTGAAGTCTGGCTGCAAAGTAAAACAGATGCCCTCTTGAGTCAATAAAGAACGGATGACAAGGGAAAACCTCTCCGGGATACGGATGGGATAGTTGTAGACTAATTGGTTAAACTTCCCTGCAGCAGAGCCAGCAAAAAGCATAGTGCATGTCAAAAACTACACtagaaaagataaataaaaggaACTAACAAAACACAATTATTCATTTCCCTCAAAGCATCAGAAAACCCTGCAGGCAACTAAATCGTAATAGAAAACATATCAGCAGTCTGCATACGCACAcgcacatgcacacacatgcacaaTGAATTTGAATGTAATGTTCTATTATAAGAATGAGGTAACTCCCAACATTACCAGGTACCCCgacataaaatttataaatttgacaAGTAAGCTAGAGCGAAGGCATCATACAATTTCCAGTTAAAATCTTAATATTAGAGAACTAAAATCAACCTTGCCTAACTCTCGCTTTCAGTAGACACACTTACTGTTAGCTGACAACAGTGAGGTGTTCTATAGGATACTCTTGTCAATTTTTTGACAGTGAAAATATTATAACAGCAATAATACTTTGTATTCTTTTATTACAAAACATAGTAAGAGGTAGCTCTCTGTAAATCTATAAACCCTTAATCGTGGTGAAGCCGGACTGATGTAGTATAATGCCAAGGAACTTTACAAATTATGCTAAATGTCATCTTTATACAGTTATAATTCTTACATCCCCGAGCAAATGTGCTTCAAATATTATGAGTGTCCCAAATGAACATCTAATGATTCTAAACCACAATGTATATTATATAATGTAGACAAGGGAGATGCATTCCCAAGTTCCAAGAGTTCTAAAACAACGTAGATTTTCCatggaaagaaaacaaaaaacggAAGTAAAAGTAAAGACTTTAGGACATGAAATTACCGGTAACGCTTCGAAAATTAAAGTCAGACAGTCCTTTTCCAACAGAGTTCTGCCATATCGATTCTAAAGCTGGAACAATAGGAGAGACATCGGTCCCAGGAGCCAAGAAGCCAAGTCTGGTGAAATCATTTGCCATCTCAACATAGTCCTCGTTTACAGCATGGACAACAGCGTCAAtcaaaatttgtttattttgctgaaaaaaattaaaatatagatCAACATGTAGGACatgtaaattaaaataaactaacGTTACTAAcccataataaaaaaatagcaAATATAAAACATTCTATTTTCATAAAGACAATAGAAATGCAATAGTTTTGGTGGCTGGGCTGTCATGGTCCATGTATGCATAGTTAAAATGTTATGTTAACCCTCGTGGCCATAAGGAGAATTgaagatttcaaattttaaaagagtaTATTACAAGACTCTGAACTAAGGGAAAGTGATACATCTTTGCATCTTGGCCGTGGATGCGATGGAAAGAGATACCCTTTTACATTGATTTCTCTCATTGACCTCAATAATCAACAAAGTGTCAGATGCCGATGTactaaagataaaaaaaaaaaaaggggcttTACTACTCTCTCATTCATTAATTACTGAATACCATGGAAGTGCATATTTCACCTGACTAAGCACAGCAACATTCCCAAAGTCCACATATGCAATACGCCCATCACGCATGGCAAAAACATTTCCAGGATGTGGATCCCCATGGAACAACCCAAATTCCAGTAATTGCCGCAATGCAGCACTGACTCCAACCGTTAAGAACCCATTCACATCAATACCAGCTTCTTTAACAGCCTGAAATGCAGGGCAGGTTATTATTGATATAGATATGATATCTCATTGCTCTAAAATACCGTCTTTTATCTTGACAATCATACCCGTGGGTTAGTGCACCGAATGCCATCAATCCACTCCATCACTAGAACACGTGAACTACAAAGCTCTTTGTAAACTAGAGGAATTTTGACAGTAGGATCACCTTCAAAGTTCAGAAGAAAATCTTCAATATTACGGGCTTCCTGTTTAGAGGAAAGAGGGTTGGAGTACTAATTAGAAAGGTCGAAAGAAAAAAAGCGGTTTAAATTGCATTGAAATGACAATGTTAATGAGGCCATAGGCATAATATAATGGCGCCAAAGTCTAATTTTTGTCCTCCTATAGCACAGGTCTGAAAGGTACCAAAGTGTAATCAAGCTCCTCCAAAAGCTTCTCACCAAATTCATCAACAATCAGCTCAGCATTGCACCCCAGTTTCTGCAGACTGATGCCATTTAAGAATGAAGCAAGAGTTCGGAACAGAAAAAGATCCCGATATATTATAGGTTCTATCTGCGGCCTTTGAACCTGTAAgtgaaaaaaacataaattagatttttttttttcaacatttttgCCGCAGTAATGTTTTCAGCATTGTCACAACACATTAACTGTAGAGCTGTTAATGACCTAAGAAAAGGCCCCTTGGTAAACCTTAATAGCAACTTCCTTGCCAGAGTCACGTAACGTAGCTCGGTATACTTGACCTAAACTAGCAGCTGCTATCGTCTGAGAAGAAATTTTACTGAAAACAGCTTCAAGGGGTCgccccatttcttcttctattatgTTGAAGGCAACCTGAAGCAATGCATGCCATATGCTAGAATAAGTTAAGCAAACCCCACACAGTAGAAGTGTCTCATCACAAATGCAAGCAACTGGAACCAATAACTTTTTGGTAAATTGAGATTTTACCTGATTGGGGAAGGGAGGAACGTCATCTTGAAGAATGCACAGTTCGTTCATATAATCTTCTCTGATAATATCAGGTCTGTTTGCAAGAACCTTTCAATACATGGGTGAAATCAGGCATGTGTTTAATTGCAcaagaatttgaatttaaagatCTGTTCATCAAGAATTATTACCTAAATATTAGAATTAACCTAAAAATCGTAATCCCAAATGCATAAAATCGACCACAATGAATTCTAGTCTTTCAATCTTTTTAATATATGTAGCGTTACATCTAAATTTTTAGATCTCAACATAGTACATCTTCATTGCATAATCCATCTTATTCTTATTAAAACTTGATAGTAAACCTACAgttgatgcattattttctGTTATTTTGCTTTGCTATGACAAAGTTCAGTTTTGCAGTTAATCCAATGAAAGTAAACTGACATATTTAAGCAAAGACAGAAGGATATAACTCATATGAGTGAGGTTCAAACCTGGCCGGCTTTAATGAAAGAAGGCCCCAAATCACATAGGAGGTTTCTAAGCTGCCGAGCACGATCTGAAACAACTTCTTCGTCCCTTCCTACGAAGTAGTCATACGCCAAGGTAGACCAGTACAATCCCAAACTCCACACAATCTCCACACCCCTCGAAAGTAACGACACAATTGCTCCTCTGGATTTCAACACCGTATTTCTCACCTAATTATAAATAACATCAAGAAATTCATGCCAAATTGAGTACAGGTGCCTAACAAATTCACACATCCAATTTTTAACTAGAGGATCATCCGAAATCAAACTCGAATTCAGTTCAGAAACCTAACGGATAAATTGAATTCCAACCCGGCTTGATCATTTGCATATTATCACAAGATTAACATAAAACTTCACTAAAATTTacaagaaattaataaaatatgagaGATAAGTTCACTGAGCTAGAGTTCAGTTTCATACAGTTTCTGGACTGTACTTGCGAAACGGCACGCAAACGCCGCGTTCGAAGTCGAGCTGCTCCATGGCGGCGCTAGGTTTGGTCAATTGCCCTTCGCCCGCAGACGCCGCCAAGCTCCTCCGCGTTTCGATTGCGGCATTAGAAACTCGGAATCGCAACGGTTTCTTGCCTCCTCGCATTCGGAGCCTGTAATCAAACGACGCCGGAGCCTTGGACGGCGCATTTCTACGGCTCGGCACAGTGTAAGCTCGCGAGCTCAGATGCTGATTGGCAGGGAACGGAGCTGCGGTTACGCAATTTACGCAGAGCAAATTCATGGATTCTACTCTGGGAGTGGAGGCTGAGAGATTCAGAGAGTGAAATGGGAATGGGATGAACTTCGATGGTTAtggggaggaggaagaagagagcgAGTAATAACGAATTCAAAAATTAGTTGGAAAACTGAAAAGATATTAACATATTTATCTTTTGTGTGATGGATGGGAATCCACATACAATTTTGTACAGGAAATGTTATGGATTAAGTGCAAACGTGTGGGAAAGTGGCTCTCTGAAAGTGATAGGCAACTCTGCAAATCCTCTCTTCTTCCATCGGTTATGAACTTGTggtcatttttctttcttcccttttaTAATTATCTTATATATTTTCAGTAATTACACCATAAGGGGAATTATCTTAGCACTTTAATGGAAAATACTTTTTTACTATAGCTGcagaaaataattatatttgtgcattttttatacaattttcaTTGATTCTCTTCTCCAACAACTAACTATCTAACCCACTAACATTTTCGCTTTGTTAGAAAATATATACAATGTGTATTATCCGTTTATCAGGTTTGTCTCGCTCTAATGAGTTGATGTGTTCACTTTGTTGAATAGGCGCGATTCGTTCTTAGCTTCATGTGAACTCTGATTGTAAGTATGTTACGTCAATCATCTTTATGACATGTTTCTTGGTTTTTCTGATAAATAAGACGATTGCTTATCAAAATTATGTGGATTAATTAGAGACTAACGACTTCACGCAACTATGGGCATGGAATCATGTTTTCGAACTCTGAGTGAGTGACATGTCTAAGTAAGGACATTTCTCCATGTGAAACTCAAATTTCTAATTCATATACCATTTCTTCTAAATCTAAATGACAAACAACAAATTACATGAAAGACTTGAAAGTTGAAGAAATGAGATGTTTATTAGGATTTCCTACCACTTACCATGACCAATCTGAATAACAGATATCCGCATGAATTTGTTTCTCCATTTCACATGACATAGGGTTACATTttattagcatttttttttagattgactgatttttttttgtataaatttacacttatggatgatttttttactttttgacaaacaatagcGTTGATAATTATCTTAAAAATCGATTATATGGCTTTGGAGAaaattttatacattttttgCTAGGGTAGAATATAAACAATTGATGAGTGTATAATGACATACTATATGTAAATAATCAATTTTTTCAGTGTTACCTATCATTGAATAAAGACAGATTCGATTTGGCCCGTGAAAGCTGGGTCTTTTTTCCCAtacgaagaagatgaagatttagcgggaaaataaaaaagttaaacaAGATTGGCGGGAAGAATACTTGCCTTCCTAAAGTTCTCATATAAAAGCATCAGTTCATCTCATACCGCCCACTTCCACTTCCTCTCTCTTTCATTTCCCTGATCGGTTTCTCTCTCCAAAGGTTTCAAAGATGTTCTCAGGCTCCCAATTCGATGCCACGAACGCCTTCTCCGGCGGCGGTTTCATGGCTTCTCAGTCCACTCAATTCGGCGATTCCACTCCCTCTCCGGCCAAGGTAACGCTTCCCTTCAGTAACtgtgaaaaaatgaaaaaataagaatatatatttaattaatttgatgttTGTAGGTTATTTTGCTTGATTTTTGTTAAAATCCGATTTAGGGTTTCGGCAAGGTAGGTGTTTGCTCACTTTCCTCTCAATTGTCGCCCgttgatttttgttgtttgattGATTTTGGAAGTATTTTTGTTGTATTTGTTGTTTCAGAGACGCGAAACTCACGGATTGGTTCCGGTTACGGTGAAGCAGATCAGCGAAGCCCATCAGTCCGGTGATGAAAAATCGAACTTTGTGATCAGCGGTGCAGATGTTGCTAACGTATGTACGCACCTTTTTTAGTTTTATCAggattttattgtttgttgctcATAGCAATCAATTGAATGGAAAAGGAGAGATTTTCGGAATGTTTCAGTTAATATGATATTTGGTTGGTTTAGGTGTCGGTGGTTGGGATGGTTTTTGACAAAGCCGAAAGGAACACTGATGTTGATTTCACTGTGGATGACGGAACAGGGCGAATCAAGTGCCGAAGATGGTAATTTTTGCGTTGCCCTGTTTGATTGAGTTTATATTATCACATTGTTAGCTGTTTTGAAGAGATTATTGCGTTTTGGCGTTCAATGCAATGCACAATCTGGCAACTTAAGCTAAAAATGAATATATAGATAG of the Pyrus communis chromosome 1, drPyrComm1.1, whole genome shotgun sequence genome contains:
- the LOC137736306 gene encoding uncharacterized protein isoform X3, with product MPHKVNYGIDYDDEYDAYEDYDYDYDDDDDESGIEKNVTGKAVESKRETERPKVWSCSICTYDNEENMSACDICGVLRNPLSKSIRDNKTAPFKFDVPSPDDVVSNGLWSSKTGSKAGVIDLKSSKAYSNVAKKSSVVSTQSSAEWSGSSSTMAQKREQGRLDKQNKLENRTVSYHHGSSGAITIQENGKFSESSSASQPTSRRDSGVESTSEIRGKSQSVTSGLKNMTLDARSGYSNSVSVGESRSQADYKPEKWMLPDQAVDTLTQLNLAIVGHVDSGKSTLSGRLLHLLGRISQKEMHKYEKEANLQGKGSFAYAWALDESTEERERGITMTVAVAYFDSRKYHVVVLDSPGHKDFVPNMISGATQADAAILLIDASVGAFEAGMDVGKGQTREHAQLIRSFGVDQIIVAINKMDIVEYSKDRFDLIRQTLGTFLRSCGFRDSWVSWIPLSAMENQNLVAAPSDVRLLSWYRGPYLLDAIDSLKPPTREFSKPLLMPICDVIKSSSQGQVSACGKLEAGALRSGFKVLVMPSGESGTVRSLERDSQACAIARAGDNVAVTLQGIDGGRVMAGGVLCHPSFPVAVAKHLELKVLVLDVTTPILIGSQLEFHIHHAKEAARVVKISSLLDPKTGKVTRKAPRCLTAKQSAVIEVILHAPVCVEEFSNSRALGRAFLRASGSTIAVGVVTRIIEEQK